In Chaetodon trifascialis isolate fChaTrf1 chromosome 2, fChaTrf1.hap1, whole genome shotgun sequence, one DNA window encodes the following:
- the map2k7 gene encoding dual specificity mitogen-activated protein kinase kinase 7 isoform X3, which produces MSSLEQRLSRIEEKLKQENEEARRRIDLNIDMSPQRSRPRPIIVIQLSPAPAPSQRAALQLPLANDGGSRSSSSESSPQHHPYPSRPRHMLTLPTPPYGLQKSLENAEIDQKLQEIMKQTGYLKIDGQRYPAEVTDLISEGEIGSGTCGQVFKVRFKKTGHVIAVKQMRRTGNKDENKRILMDLDVVLKSHDCPYIIQCYGAIVTNTDVFIAMELMGTCAEKLKKRIQGPIPERILGKMTVAIVKALLYLKEKHGVIHRDVKPSNILLDAKGQIKLCDFGISGRLVDSKAKTRSAGCAAYMAPERIDPPDPTKPDYDIRADVWSLGISLVELATGQFPYKNCKTDFEVLTKVLQEDPPLLPLSMGFSLDFQSFVKDCLTKDHRKRPKYHQLLEHSFIRRYEVLEVDVAGWFQTVMDRTESPRSSQCYSHQHQLHSLFSSGPQPKPARCVDSNLPYPVTHQTKSLLDTEN; this is translated from the exons ATGTCGTCGCTGGAACAGAGGCTGTCGCGAATCGAGGAGAAACtaaagcaggaaaatgaagaAGCTCGCCGGAGAATCGACCTCAACATCGACATGAGTCCGCAGCGATCGCGTCCGAGGCCGA TCATCGTGATCCAGCTCAGTCCTGCTCCAGCCCCCTCCCAGCGTGCAG CACTCCAGCTGCCGCTTGCCAACGATGGAGGCAGCCGTTCATCGTCTTCAGAGAGCTCGCCTCAGCACCACCCTTACCCCAGCCGCCCGCGACACATGCTCACCTTGCCCACACCTCCGTACGGCCTGCAGAAGAGCCTAGagaa TGCAGAGATTGACCAGAAATTGCAGGAGATCATGAAACAGACGGGTTATCTGAAGATCGACGGACAG cgGTATCCAGCTGAGGTGACAGACCTGATCAGTGAGGGGGAGATTGGCAGCGGGACCTGTGGACAAGTCTTCAAAGTGCGATTCAAGAAAACTGGCCATGTCATCGCTGTCAAA cAAATGCGTCGCACAGGAAACAAGGATGAGAACAAGAGGATCCTGATGGACCTGGATGTGGTGCTTAAGAGTCATGACTGCCCTTACATCATCCAGTGCTATGGCGCCATAGTTACCAAT acGGATGTATTCATTGCCATGGAGCTGATGGGAACATGTGCTGAGAAGCTGAAAAAGAGAATCCAGGGTCCCATTCCAGAGCGAATCCTTGGAAAGATGACAGTGGCA aTAGTGAAGGCGTTGCTGTACCTGAAAGAGAAACATGGTGTCATCCACCGGGACGTGAAACCCTCCAACATCCTCCTGGACGCTAAAGGTCAGATCAAGCTCTGCGACTTCGGCATCAGCGGACGCCTCGTTGACTCTAAGGCCAAGACCCGCAGCGCCGGCTGTGCTGCCTACATGGCG CCTGAGAGAATAGACCCTCCAGATCCCACCAAACCTGACTATGACATCCGAGCAGACGTGTGGAGTCTTGGCATCTCTCTG GTGGAGCTGGCCACGGGACAGTTTCCTTACAAGAACTGCAAGACAGACTTTGAGGTTCTTACCAAAGTGCTGCAGGAAgatcctcctctgctgcctctcagcaTGGGCTTCTCCCTTGACTTCCAGTCCTTCGTCAAAGACTG CCTCACAAAGGATCACAGAAAAAGGCCAAAATACCACCAGTTGCTG GAACATAGTTTCATCCGGCGTTACGAGGTGCTGGAGGTGGACGTGGCTGGTTGGTTCCAGACGGTGATGGATCGCACTGAGTCACCTCGCAGCAGCCAGTGTTACAGCCATCAGCACCAGCTCCACTCGCTCTTCAGTAG TGG GCCACAGCCAAAGCCTGCTCGATGTGTAGACTCAAACCTCCCATACCCTGTCACGCACCAAACCAAATCACTGCTAGACACAGAGAACTGA
- the map2k7 gene encoding dual specificity mitogen-activated protein kinase kinase 7 isoform X1, whose amino-acid sequence MSSLEQRLSRIEEKLKQENEEARRRIDLNIDMSPQRSRPRPIIVIQLSPAPAPSQRAALQLPLANDGGSRSSSSESSPQHHPYPSRPRHMLTLPTPPYGLQKSLENAEIDQKLQEIMKQTGYLKIDGQRYPAEVTDLISEGEIGSGTCGQVFKVRFKKTGHVIAVKQMRRTGNKDENKRILMDLDVVLKSHDCPYIIQCYGAIVTNTDVFIAMELMGTCAEKLKKRIQGPIPERILGKMTVAIVKALLYLKEKHGVIHRDVKPSNILLDAKGQIKLCDFGISGRLVDSKAKTRSAGCAAYMAPERIDPPDPTKPDYDIRADVWSLGISLVELATGQFPYKNCKTDFEVLTKVLQEDPPLLPLSMGFSLDFQSFVKDCLTKDHRKRPKYHQLLEHSFIRRYEVLEVDVAGWFQTVMDRTESPRSSQCYSHQHQLHSLFSR is encoded by the exons ATGTCGTCGCTGGAACAGAGGCTGTCGCGAATCGAGGAGAAACtaaagcaggaaaatgaagaAGCTCGCCGGAGAATCGACCTCAACATCGACATGAGTCCGCAGCGATCGCGTCCGAGGCCGA TCATCGTGATCCAGCTCAGTCCTGCTCCAGCCCCCTCCCAGCGTGCAG CACTCCAGCTGCCGCTTGCCAACGATGGAGGCAGCCGTTCATCGTCTTCAGAGAGCTCGCCTCAGCACCACCCTTACCCCAGCCGCCCGCGACACATGCTCACCTTGCCCACACCTCCGTACGGCCTGCAGAAGAGCCTAGagaa TGCAGAGATTGACCAGAAATTGCAGGAGATCATGAAACAGACGGGTTATCTGAAGATCGACGGACAG cgGTATCCAGCTGAGGTGACAGACCTGATCAGTGAGGGGGAGATTGGCAGCGGGACCTGTGGACAAGTCTTCAAAGTGCGATTCAAGAAAACTGGCCATGTCATCGCTGTCAAA cAAATGCGTCGCACAGGAAACAAGGATGAGAACAAGAGGATCCTGATGGACCTGGATGTGGTGCTTAAGAGTCATGACTGCCCTTACATCATCCAGTGCTATGGCGCCATAGTTACCAAT acGGATGTATTCATTGCCATGGAGCTGATGGGAACATGTGCTGAGAAGCTGAAAAAGAGAATCCAGGGTCCCATTCCAGAGCGAATCCTTGGAAAGATGACAGTGGCA aTAGTGAAGGCGTTGCTGTACCTGAAAGAGAAACATGGTGTCATCCACCGGGACGTGAAACCCTCCAACATCCTCCTGGACGCTAAAGGTCAGATCAAGCTCTGCGACTTCGGCATCAGCGGACGCCTCGTTGACTCTAAGGCCAAGACCCGCAGCGCCGGCTGTGCTGCCTACATGGCG CCTGAGAGAATAGACCCTCCAGATCCCACCAAACCTGACTATGACATCCGAGCAGACGTGTGGAGTCTTGGCATCTCTCTG GTGGAGCTGGCCACGGGACAGTTTCCTTACAAGAACTGCAAGACAGACTTTGAGGTTCTTACCAAAGTGCTGCAGGAAgatcctcctctgctgcctctcagcaTGGGCTTCTCCCTTGACTTCCAGTCCTTCGTCAAAGACTG CCTCACAAAGGATCACAGAAAAAGGCCAAAATACCACCAGTTGCTG GAACATAGTTTCATCCGGCGTTACGAGGTGCTGGAGGTGGACGTGGCTGGTTGGTTCCAGACGGTGATGGATCGCACTGAGTCACCTCGCAGCAGCCAGTGTTACAGCCATCAGCACCAGCTCCACTCGCTCTTCAGTAGGTAG
- the map2k7 gene encoding dual specificity mitogen-activated protein kinase kinase 7 isoform X2: MSSLEQRLSRIEEKLKQENEEARRRIDLNIDMSPQRSRPRPTLQLPLANDGGSRSSSSESSPQHHPYPSRPRHMLTLPTPPYGLQKSLENAEIDQKLQEIMKQTGYLKIDGQRYPAEVTDLISEGEIGSGTCGQVFKVRFKKTGHVIAVKQMRRTGNKDENKRILMDLDVVLKSHDCPYIIQCYGAIVTNTDVFIAMELMGTCAEKLKKRIQGPIPERILGKMTVAIVKALLYLKEKHGVIHRDVKPSNILLDAKGQIKLCDFGISGRLVDSKAKTRSAGCAAYMAPERIDPPDPTKPDYDIRADVWSLGISLVELATGQFPYKNCKTDFEVLTKVLQEDPPLLPLSMGFSLDFQSFVKDCLTKDHRKRPKYHQLLEHSFIRRYEVLEVDVAGWFQTVMDRTESPRSSQCYSHQHQLHSLFSR, translated from the exons ATGTCGTCGCTGGAACAGAGGCTGTCGCGAATCGAGGAGAAACtaaagcaggaaaatgaagaAGCTCGCCGGAGAATCGACCTCAACATCGACATGAGTCCGCAGCGATCGCGTCCGAGGCCGA CACTCCAGCTGCCGCTTGCCAACGATGGAGGCAGCCGTTCATCGTCTTCAGAGAGCTCGCCTCAGCACCACCCTTACCCCAGCCGCCCGCGACACATGCTCACCTTGCCCACACCTCCGTACGGCCTGCAGAAGAGCCTAGagaa TGCAGAGATTGACCAGAAATTGCAGGAGATCATGAAACAGACGGGTTATCTGAAGATCGACGGACAG cgGTATCCAGCTGAGGTGACAGACCTGATCAGTGAGGGGGAGATTGGCAGCGGGACCTGTGGACAAGTCTTCAAAGTGCGATTCAAGAAAACTGGCCATGTCATCGCTGTCAAA cAAATGCGTCGCACAGGAAACAAGGATGAGAACAAGAGGATCCTGATGGACCTGGATGTGGTGCTTAAGAGTCATGACTGCCCTTACATCATCCAGTGCTATGGCGCCATAGTTACCAAT acGGATGTATTCATTGCCATGGAGCTGATGGGAACATGTGCTGAGAAGCTGAAAAAGAGAATCCAGGGTCCCATTCCAGAGCGAATCCTTGGAAAGATGACAGTGGCA aTAGTGAAGGCGTTGCTGTACCTGAAAGAGAAACATGGTGTCATCCACCGGGACGTGAAACCCTCCAACATCCTCCTGGACGCTAAAGGTCAGATCAAGCTCTGCGACTTCGGCATCAGCGGACGCCTCGTTGACTCTAAGGCCAAGACCCGCAGCGCCGGCTGTGCTGCCTACATGGCG CCTGAGAGAATAGACCCTCCAGATCCCACCAAACCTGACTATGACATCCGAGCAGACGTGTGGAGTCTTGGCATCTCTCTG GTGGAGCTGGCCACGGGACAGTTTCCTTACAAGAACTGCAAGACAGACTTTGAGGTTCTTACCAAAGTGCTGCAGGAAgatcctcctctgctgcctctcagcaTGGGCTTCTCCCTTGACTTCCAGTCCTTCGTCAAAGACTG CCTCACAAAGGATCACAGAAAAAGGCCAAAATACCACCAGTTGCTG GAACATAGTTTCATCCGGCGTTACGAGGTGCTGGAGGTGGACGTGGCTGGTTGGTTCCAGACGGTGATGGATCGCACTGAGTCACCTCGCAGCAGCCAGTGTTACAGCCATCAGCACCAGCTCCACTCGCTCTTCAGTAGGTAG